GCCCGAAGAGCGGCTAGTGGAGAGTGGGGGCGGGCCGCTGTCTCCATGGTGACAGAGCCGGGCGAGGacgggaggggcggggccgggccgccgccgcccgccgagTCGCGGCTGCCGTCGGCGTCACGTGCGGCTCCCACGCCCTCCGGTTGGCCGGCGCGCTCCgggcaaggggggggggggaagcggcGGGGAGGTGCCACGTGACGAGGCAccgcccgcccgcctccccgctctttcttcctccccagcgccccccgcccgctcTGCGCGCGCGCGCGCCGGCCGGTTGGCTGTTGCTGTGGCGACAGGGGAAAGAGTGGGCGGGGCCGGCGCCCCACCTCAGCCGCGCCGCAGCCCGTcagcgcggccccgccgccgggagcCGCCGCGGCCGGGCAGCATccgccgggcgggcgggaggggagcggagcgggggtggcggcgggctgggctgggcagggcggGGCGGCGCAGCGCGGCCCGGCCCATGGCGGGAGGGTGAGGAGGGACCATCGGCAGGTGCGGGTCGGTCGGTCCgcgctggcggcggcggcggcggcgggaggaggatGCGCGAGTACAAGGTGGTGGTGCTGGGCTCGGGCGGGGTGGGGAAGTCGGCGCTCACGGTGCAGTTCGTGACCGGCACCTTCATCGAGAAGTACGACCCCACCATCGAGGACTTCTACCGCAAGGAGATCGAGGTGGACGCCTCCCCCTCCGTCCTGGAGATCCTGGACACGGCGGGCACCGAGCAGTTCGCCTCCATGCGGGACCTCTACATCAAGAACGGGCAGGGCTTCATCCTCGTCTACAGCCTGGTCAACCAGCAGAGCTTCCAGGACATCCGACCCATGCGCGACCAGATCATCCGCGTCAAGAGGTGACTTGCCCGGCGGCCGCTCCTCCGGTGGCCGCGCCCGACGCCCACctgcggcccggcccggcccgccggggCCTGTGGGCCGCCCCTTCTCCCTCGTCCTCgtcccctcctcccccgccctggGACGCCCCGCGGTGCCCGGATCTCCGGCCCGCCGGGGCTGCCCACGCCCTGCCCGCTGCCCGCTCAGGTGCCTGCCCCGccgcttccttccttccctgccgccctcccttcctcctccggGGGGGCAGGAGGATCCCCtggtcccccccaccccgggctcCCCGTGGGCGGCCGCCGGCCGCAGGGGTGGC
The Phalacrocorax aristotelis chromosome 1, bGulAri2.1, whole genome shotgun sequence DNA segment above includes these coding regions:
- the RAP2A gene encoding ras-related protein Rap-2a, yielding MREYKVVVLGSGGVGKSALTVQFVTGTFIEKYDPTIEDFYRKEIEVDASPSVLEILDTAGTEQFASMRDLYIKNGQGFILVYSLVNQQSFQDIRPMRDQIIRVKRYEKVPVILVGNKVDLESEREVSSSEGRALAEEWGCPFMETSAKSKTMVDELFAEIVRQMNYAAQPDKDDPCCSACNIQ